A genome region from Physeter macrocephalus isolate SW-GA chromosome 4, ASM283717v5, whole genome shotgun sequence includes the following:
- the GPX7 gene encoding LOW QUALITY PROTEIN: glutathione peroxidase 7 (The sequence of the model RefSeq protein was modified relative to this genomic sequence to represent the inferred CDS: inserted 1 base in 1 codon; substituted 1 base at 1 genomic stop codon) yields the protein MQFSTSLSLPSRCILEQXGASLKRIPVSVGRILKPWLXGLGRGAESNAPAVQMGRLRSRARRSRARRSTARVEEGGASCPAGRLEPGPPPPAPRARDPSPAFALATPPARERVMVAGLAAAWLLLAAAACAQREQDFYDFKAVNIRGKLVSLEKYRGSVSLVVNVASECGFTDQHYRALQQLQRDLGPHHFNVLAFPCNQFGQQEPNSNKEIESFARHTYSVSFPMFSKITVTGTGAHPAFKYLIQTSGKEPTWNFWKYLVAPDGKVIGAWDPTVSVEEIRPQIAALVRKLILKKREDL from the exons ATGCAGTTTTCCACCTCCCTTTCCCTACCTAGTCGCTGCATCCTGGAGC GAGGAGCCTCATTGAAACGAATTCCGGTCTCAGTGGGCAGAATCCTGAAACCATGGCTCTAGGGTCTGGGAAGGGGCGCGGAGTCCAACGCTCCCGCagtacagatggggagactgaggtccagagcCCGGCGGTCCAGAGCCCGGCGGTCCACCGCCCGCGTAGAAGAAGGGGGCGCGTCCTGCCCGGCTGGCCGCTTGGAGCCGGGGCCGCCTccgcccgccccccgcgcccgtgaccccagccctgcctttgCCCTTGCCACGCCGCCTGCTCGGGAGCGAGTCATGGTGGCGGGACTGGCGGCAGCATGGCTGCTCCTGGCGGCTGCTGCCTGCGCGCAACGGGAGCAGGACTTCTACGACTTCAAGGCGGTCAACATCCGGGGCAAGTTGGTGTCTCTGGAGAAGTACCGCGGCTCG GTGTCCCTGGTGGTGAACGTGGCTAGCGAGTGTGGCTTCACAGACCAGCACTACCGGGCCCTGCAACAGCTACAGCGGGACCTGGGGCCTCACCACTTCAACGTGCTTGCCTTTCCCTGCAACCAGTTTGGCCAGCAGGAGCCCAACAGCAACAAGGAGATCGAGAGCTTTGCCCGCCACACCTACAGTGTCTCTTTCCCCATGTTTAGCAAGATCACAGTCACCGGCACTGGTGCCCACCCTGCCTTCAAGTACCTGATCC AGACTTCTGGAAAGGAGCCCACCTGGAACTTCTGGAAGTACCTAGTGGCCCCAGATGGAAAGGTGATAGGGGCTTGGGACCCAACCGTGTCGGTGGAGGAGATAAGGCCCCAGATTGCAGCTCTTGTGAGGAAGCTCATCCTGAAGAAGCGAGAAGACTTATAA